A single Fusobacterium hominis DNA region contains:
- a CDS encoding GntR family transcriptional regulator encodes MLLGKEKIPLYCQLAEIIINEIESKGLKENDRLPAEREYSEKYKLSRATVRQAIDYLEKKGYIYKIQGSGTFVSSRRLKQKLLKFYSFTEEMKKQGKVPKSKILSFKIIEADNKISKELNLSKKEKVIELVRLRLADDEKIMYEKTYLPHKKFLDLSKKDLLMNPLYDILQNKYKLTFTKALERISVNISDSDVSEILSIPSNTPIINLQRWTYTGIEIIEYTLSLVRGDRFEFEVELNKE; translated from the coding sequence ATGTTATTAGGAAAAGAGAAAATTCCCCTTTATTGTCAGCTTGCAGAAATTATTATAAATGAGATTGAAAGCAAAGGATTAAAAGAAAATGATAGACTCCCTGCTGAAAGAGAATATAGTGAAAAGTATAAACTTAGTAGGGCAACAGTTAGACAAGCAATTGACTACTTAGAAAAAAAAGGATATATCTATAAAATTCAAGGAAGTGGTACTTTTGTCTCTTCAAGAAGACTAAAGCAAAAATTATTAAAATTCTATAGTTTTACAGAAGAAATGAAAAAACAAGGTAAAGTTCCAAAATCTAAAATCCTATCATTTAAAATAATTGAAGCGGATAATAAAATTTCAAAGGAATTAAACCTATCAAAAAAAGAAAAAGTTATTGAGTTAGTTAGACTAAGATTAGCTGATGATGAAAAAATTATGTATGAAAAAACATATCTTCCGCATAAAAAATTTTTAGACTTATCAAAAAAAGATTTGCTAATGAATCCATTATATGATATTCTACAAAATAAATACAAACTTACTTTTACAAAAGCTTTAGAACGAATTTCTGTTAATATATCTGATTCTGATGTCTCAGAAATATTATCAATTCCATCAAATACACCTATTATTAACCTTCAAAGATGGACATACACAGGAATAGAGATAATAGAATATACTCTAAGCTTGGTAAGAGGAGATAGATTTGAATTTGAAGTAGAACTTAATAAAGAGTGA
- the cas3 gene encoding CRISPR-associated helicase Cas3': MEKNFENFYLAKSNPKETIQQHTDKLLLNLDILKNVYPNLFLNWDILYMLKIACLYHDIGKINVSFQKRIMGKKEKQLLPHGLFSLCFLDGDNLYDIVYKKYLEDGNSEEISDKKAINFVKIVANAIAYHHERDFPSDAKKILRENLENLKQEAKNFKYDKAKNLKVEEIASEFFSFGRRILPGNNFNKDWKEKNEIFKQYILIKGLLNRIDYASSSKENISVEIKNDFLENKMQGLLKEWKLKDQSIKWNILQEYMILNRENNVIVVAQTGMGKTEAGLLWIGNNKGFFVLPLKTAINAIYERIKNQIIKDKVDERIGLLHSETKDIYLKEYSEENILDYYERTKQLSLPLTICTLDQIFDFVYRYKGFEMKLATLSYSKVVLDEIQMYSPDLVAYIIKGLKYITNMGGRFAILTATFPRIIEDLLKKERIDFKISDNFIKKDLKLRHCVEIKESRIDSDFIISCFNKNKILVICNTIKEAQKIYEELQEKYFGNNINLFHSKFIKRDRKIKEKKILKLGDKDSKDFGIWVTTQIVEVSLDIDFDLLITELSDLNGLLQRMGRCFRNRELKNGQTNCFVFIGDDKIKNSGVGFVIDKDIHNFSRELVKNKINGNIYEQDKMKYVEELYTTENLKNTAYYNKILETLEYLELIDVYEKKKEDVKREFRDITSYLVIPKNIYDENKEKIEEKLNILKDDKTTYNNIMATKLEIRELTLSIQGYEFKHIQKLQDNKYIELGKYEKIYIVECDYSFEKGFSIDNSIKESIIDERFL, from the coding sequence ATGGAGAAAAATTTTGAAAATTTTTATTTAGCAAAATCTAACCCTAAGGAAACTATACAGCAGCATACTGACAAATTGTTGTTGAATCTTGATATATTAAAAAATGTATATCCCAATTTATTTTTAAATTGGGATATTTTATATATGCTAAAAATTGCTTGTTTGTATCATGATATTGGAAAAATAAATGTATCTTTTCAAAAAAGAATTATGGGCAAAAAAGAAAAACAATTACTGCCTCATGGTCTTTTTAGTTTATGCTTTTTAGATGGAGATAATTTATATGATATTGTTTATAAAAAATATTTAGAAGACGGAAATTCAGAAGAAATATCTGACAAAAAAGCCATTAATTTTGTCAAGATAGTTGCTAATGCAATAGCTTATCATCATGAAAGAGATTTTCCAAGTGATGCTAAAAAAATATTGAGAGAAAACTTAGAAAATTTAAAACAAGAAGCAAAAAATTTTAAATATGATAAAGCAAAAAATTTAAAGGTTGAAGAAATAGCAAGTGAATTTTTTTCTTTTGGAAGAAGAATTTTACCAGGAAATAATTTTAATAAAGATTGGAAAGAAAAAAATGAAATATTTAAACAATATATTTTGATAAAAGGGCTATTAAACAGAATAGATTATGCGAGTAGTTCTAAAGAAAACATTTCAGTAGAAATAAAAAATGACTTTCTTGAAAATAAAATGCAAGGATTACTAAAAGAATGGAAATTAAAAGATCAAAGTATAAAATGGAATATCTTACAAGAATATATGATATTAAATAGAGAAAATAATGTTATAGTAGTTGCACAAACAGGTATGGGAAAGACAGAAGCAGGATTGCTTTGGATTGGAAACAATAAGGGATTTTTTGTATTGCCATTAAAAACTGCCATAAATGCAATTTATGAAAGAATAAAAAATCAAATTATAAAAGATAAAGTAGATGAAAGAATAGGATTACTTCATTCAGAAACTAAAGATATTTATTTAAAAGAATATTCCGAAGAAAATATACTTGATTACTATGAAAGAACTAAACAATTATCACTTCCTTTAACTATTTGTACTTTAGATCAAATATTTGATTTTGTTTATAGATATAAAGGCTTTGAAATGAAATTAGCAACTCTTTCTTATTCAAAAGTTGTATTAGATGAAATACAAATGTATTCGCCTGATTTAGTAGCTTACATAATAAAAGGGCTCAAGTATATAACTAATATGGGAGGAAGATTTGCTATTTTAACTGCTACTTTTCCTAGAATAATTGAGGATTTATTGAAAAAAGAAAGAATTGATTTTAAAATATCAGATAATTTTATAAAAAAAGATTTAAAATTAAGGCATTGTGTTGAGATAAAAGAAAGTAGAATAGATAGTGATTTTATTATTTCTTGTTTTAATAAAAATAAAATTTTGGTTATATGTAATACTATTAAAGAGGCTCAAAAAATATATGAAGAATTACAAGAAAAATATTTTGGAAATAATATAAATCTTTTTCACAGTAAATTTATAAAACGGGATAGGAAAATAAAGGAAAAAAAGATTTTAAAATTAGGAGATAAAGACTCTAAAGATTTTGGAATTTGGGTTACAACTCAAATTGTGGAAGTGTCATTAGACATAGATTTTGATCTTTTAATAACAGAACTTTCTGATCTAAATGGATTGTTACAAAGGATGGGACGATGTTTTAGGAATAGAGAATTAAAGAATGGACAAACAAATTGCTTCGTTTTTATTGGTGATGATAAAATTAAAAACTCAGGGGTAGGGTTTGTGATTGACAAAGATATACATAATTTTTCAAGAGAGTTAGTAAAAAATAAAATAAATGGAAATATATACGAACAAGATAAAATGAAATATGTCGAGGAGTTGTATACTACTGAAAATTTAAAAAACACTGCATATTATAATAAAATTTTAGAAACATTAGAATATTTAGAGTTGATAGATGTTTATGAAAAGAAAAAGGAAGATGTGAAACGAGAGTTTAGAGATATTACAAGCTATTTAGTTATTCCTAAGAATATATATGATGAAAATAAAGAAAAAATAGAAGAAAAATTAAATATTTTAAAAGATGATAAAACTACTTATAACAATATTATGGCTACAAAATTAGAAATAAGGGAATTAACCTTGAGTATTCAAGGTTATGAATTTAAACATATTCAAAAATTACAAGACAATAAATATATAGAACTTGGAAAATATGAAAAAATATATATTGTAGAATGTGATTATTCTTTTGAAAAGGGATTTTCGATTGATAATAGTATAAAAGAAAGTATTATAGACGAAAGATTTTTATAA
- a CDS encoding ROK family protein — protein MPYFVGIDIGGTNVEIGILDSNGNILGKTSIKTESKKGAHDTFTRIWNTTKLLCEKLSIKEQDIEAIGMGIPGPVINNSVVKIAANFSWQDNFPAKELMETISSKSVKVGNDVKVIALGETLFGAGRGYKNSITIPIGTGIAAGLIIDGKILEGLDGAAGEFGHVVVNKHGYKCGCGLTGCLETYCSATGIVREAKRRLQENTDNALYTLINGDLDKVEAKHIFDLAKQKDPFCLDIMEFFCDKLAQGVGMLVNIINPEVIIFTGGVSKAGQIMIDTMKKYLPNYALRMTLDNIVFKFGELEEEAGIKGAAALVMNK, from the coding sequence ATGCCTTATTTTGTGGGAATAGATATCGGTGGAACTAATGTTGAAATTGGAATATTAGATTCAAATGGAAATATACTTGGAAAAACAAGTATCAAAACTGAATCTAAAAAAGGAGCTCATGATACTTTTACTAGAATTTGGAATACAACTAAACTTTTATGTGAAAAGTTATCTATTAAAGAACAGGATATTGAAGCAATTGGTATGGGGATTCCTGGACCAGTAATAAACAATTCTGTTGTTAAAATTGCTGCAAATTTTTCTTGGCAAGACAACTTTCCAGCTAAAGAACTTATGGAAACTATTTCAAGTAAGAGTGTAAAAGTTGGAAATGATGTAAAAGTTATTGCTCTAGGAGAAACGCTTTTTGGTGCTGGTAGAGGATATAAAAATAGTATCACTATTCCAATAGGAACAGGAATAGCTGCTGGTTTAATAATCGATGGAAAAATATTAGAAGGACTTGATGGAGCAGCAGGAGAATTTGGACATGTTGTGGTAAATAAGCATGGTTACAAATGTGGTTGTGGACTTACTGGTTGCCTAGAAACTTATTGTTCAGCAACAGGAATAGTAAGAGAAGCTAAAAGAAGATTGCAAGAAAATACAGATAATGCCTTATATACTTTAATAAATGGAGATTTAGACAAAGTGGAAGCAAAACATATCTTTGATCTTGCAAAACAAAAAGATCCTTTCTGCTTAGATATTATGGAGTTTTTCTGTGATAAGCTTGCACAAGGTGTTGGAATGCTCGTTAATATAATTAATCCTGAAGTTATTATTTTCACTGGTGGTGTTTCAAAAGCTGGTCAAATAATGATTGATACAATGAAAAAATATCTTCCAAACTATGCATTGAGAATGACATTAGACAATATTGTTTTTAAATTTGGTGAGTTAGAAGAAGAAGCTGGTATAAAAGGTGCCGCTGCACTTGTAATGAATAAATAA
- the cas2 gene encoding CRISPR-associated endonuclease Cas2, which produces MYVILVYDIKLDDNGPRVLRNVYKICNKYLTHIQNSTFEGELNTSSLKKLNYEIKKWIRKDRDSLIIFKSRDSKWLIKEFWGVEDNKTSNFL; this is translated from the coding sequence ATGTATGTTATTTTAGTATACGATATAAAATTAGATGATAATGGACCTAGAGTTTTAAGAAATGTTTATAAAATTTGTAATAAGTATTTAACACATATACAGAATTCAACATTTGAAGGTGAATTGAATACAAGTTCATTAAAAAAATTAAACTATGAAATAAAAAAATGGATTAGAAAGGACAGAGATTCTCTAATAATATTTAAAAGCAGAGATAGCAAATGGTTAATTAAGGAATTTTGGGGAGTAGAGGATAATAAAACCTCTAATTTTTTATAG
- a CDS encoding tagatose bisphosphate family class II aldolase, giving the protein MLVSTKQLLLDAQKGKYAVPAFNVHNMETIQTVVEAAAELRSPIIVAATPGTMKYAGPEFFIKIVEVCSNKYDIPIAMHLDHHESFDDIAHAIQLGSKSAMIDASHYDLEENIRRVKEVVDYAHRYDVTVEGELGVLGGQEDDLIRDAKDSKYTNPAQAKEYVEKTGIDSLAVAIGTAHGMYKEEPKLDFDRLAEIRAVVDIPLVLHGASGLPAEQVKKAIELGITKVNIATELKMPFAAKLREVLNANPEESDPRKYFGPAKEVMKKVAMEKILMCGSNGKA; this is encoded by the coding sequence ATGTTAGTTTCAACAAAACAATTATTATTAGACGCACAAAAAGGAAAATACGCTGTACCAGCTTTTAACGTACACAATATGGAGACTATTCAAACTGTAGTAGAAGCTGCAGCTGAACTAAGATCACCTATTATCGTAGCTGCTACTCCAGGAACAATGAAGTATGCAGGGCCTGAATTTTTTATCAAAATCGTAGAAGTTTGTTCTAATAAATATGATATTCCTATTGCTATGCATTTAGATCACCACGAAAGTTTTGATGACATAGCTCATGCTATTCAATTAGGTTCTAAATCAGCAATGATCGATGCTTCTCATTATGATCTTGAAGAAAATATTAGAAGAGTTAAAGAAGTTGTTGATTATGCTCATAGATATGATGTTACTGTTGAAGGAGAACTAGGAGTATTAGGTGGACAAGAAGACGATTTAATAAGAGATGCTAAAGATAGTAAATACACAAATCCAGCTCAAGCTAAAGAATATGTTGAAAAAACTGGAATAGATTCTCTTGCAGTAGCTATTGGAACTGCTCATGGAATGTATAAAGAAGAACCTAAATTGGATTTTGACAGACTTGCTGAAATAAGAGCTGTTGTTGATATTCCTTTAGTTTTACATGGTGCATCTGGTCTTCCAGCTGAACAAGTTAAAAAGGCTATTGAATTAGGAATCACAAAAGTAAATATAGCTACTGAATTAAAAATGCCATTTGCTGCAAAATTAAGAGAAGTTTTAAATGCTAATCCTGAAGAAAGTGACCCAAGAAAATATTTTGGACCTGCAAAAGAAGTAATGAAAAAAGTTGCTATGGAAAAAATATTAATGTGTGGAAGTAACGGGAAAGCATAA
- the cas1b gene encoding type I-B CRISPR-associated endonuclease Cas1b: protein MESYYIFSNGKLMRKDNNICFDEKFLKIEMTNDIYLFGEVDLNSKCLNFLGQNKVSIHFFNYYGFYTGSFFPKETNVSGKLLVKQVNYFQNEIQRVEIAKEIIKSACSNIFRNMRYYNGRGKDLNYEMEIIKNFQLQIDNLKTVSEIMGIEGNIRKVYYSAWNKLINQEINFEKRVKRPPDNMINTLISFINSLMYTTCLGEIYKTQLNPTISYLHSPGDRRFSLCLDISEIFKPLVVDRMIFSLLNKKIITEDDFETKSNFCYLKEKGKKKILVEYENRLKRTITHKDLGREVTYKYLIRLECYKLIKHLLGDKKYCGFKMWW, encoded by the coding sequence ATGGAAAGTTACTATATTTTTTCAAATGGTAAATTAATGCGAAAAGATAATAATATTTGTTTTGATGAAAAGTTTTTAAAAATTGAAATGACAAATGATATTTATCTATTTGGCGAAGTTGATTTGAATAGTAAGTGTTTAAATTTTTTAGGACAAAATAAAGTAAGTATACATTTTTTTAATTATTATGGATTTTATACTGGCAGTTTTTTTCCAAAAGAAACCAACGTTTCTGGAAAACTTCTTGTTAAACAAGTTAATTATTTTCAAAATGAAATTCAAAGAGTAGAAATAGCAAAGGAAATAATAAAAAGTGCATGTAGCAACATATTCAGAAATATGAGATATTATAACGGAAGAGGAAAAGATTTGAACTATGAAATGGAAATAATTAAGAATTTTCAGTTACAGATAGATAATTTGAAAACTGTAAGTGAGATAATGGGAATAGAAGGAAATATTAGAAAAGTATATTACTCTGCTTGGAATAAATTAATAAATCAAGAGATAAATTTTGAAAAAAGAGTAAAACGTCCTCCTGATAACATGATAAACACATTAATTTCATTTATAAATAGTTTAATGTATACAACATGTTTGGGAGAAATTTATAAAACACAATTAAATCCAACTATAAGTTATCTTCATAGTCCTGGAGATAGAAGATTTTCTTTATGCTTAGATATTTCTGAGATTTTTAAGCCACTTGTAGTAGATAGAATGATATTTTCTTTATTGAATAAAAAGATAATTACTGAGGATGACTTTGAGACCAAGTCAAATTTTTGTTATTTAAAAGAAAAAGGCAAAAAGAAAATTTTAGTTGAATATGAGAATAGGTTAAAAAGAACAATAACACATAAGGATTTAGGAAGAGAAGTGACTTATAAATATTTAATAAGATTAGAGTGCTATAAATTAATTAAACATTTGCTTGGGGACAAAAAATATTGTGGATTTAAAATGTGGTGGTAA
- the cas5b gene encoding type I-B CRISPR-associated protein Cas5b translates to MKAIRLRLNQNLVNYKFPVSFQLKETYPLPPYSTVIGMVHNACNYTEYKPMLVSIQGKYHSKVNDLATRYEFKNGMTFDASRHQLKVGDFGISVGVSTIELLSDVELMIHIVPENQYLIEEIYNSFLKPREYLSLGRREDLVVIKEVKIVEIINEKLRGENLELPFNYRAYIPVTVIENEKVLVEGEISEIEYKGTMYKISKNYELINYGTKKSPKIFRKWNKIDVHYVSNVVSLRRKEITIDEDKYMVFLA, encoded by the coding sequence ATGAAAGCAATTAGATTAAGATTAAATCAAAACTTGGTAAATTATAAATTTCCAGTAAGTTTTCAATTAAAAGAAACTTACCCATTACCACCATATTCTACTGTCATAGGTATGGTTCATAATGCTTGTAATTATACTGAATATAAACCAATGTTGGTAAGTATTCAGGGAAAATATCACTCTAAGGTAAATGATTTGGCAACAAGATATGAATTTAAGAATGGAATGACATTTGATGCAAGTAGACATCAATTAAAAGTAGGAGATTTTGGTATTTCTGTGGGAGTATCGACAATAGAGTTATTATCTGATGTTGAATTGATGATACACATAGTTCCTGAAAATCAGTATTTAATAGAAGAAATTTATAATAGTTTTTTAAAGCCAAGAGAATATTTATCATTAGGAAGAAGAGAGGATTTAGTAGTCATTAAAGAAGTAAAGATAGTTGAAATAATAAATGAAAAATTAAGAGGAGAAAATTTAGAATTGCCTTTTAATTATAGAGCATATATTCCTGTTACAGTAATAGAAAATGAAAAAGTTTTAGTAGAAGGAGAAATTTCAGAGATAGAGTATAAGGGAACAATGTACAAAATTTCTAAAAATTATGAACTTATAAACTATGGAACAAAAAAAAGTCCTAAAATTTTTAGAAAATGGAATAAAATAGATGTTCATTATGTGTCAAATGTAGTTTCTTTAAGAAGAAAAGAAATTACAATAGATGAGGATAAATATATGGTATTTTTAGCTTAA
- a CDS encoding SIS domain-containing protein, giving the protein MELKNYVTWQEIIQQPSIWKEELEIVKKNLECIGAFINNVGGDRVRVIFTGAGSSEFVGNTLCSYVNSKVDIEVLSVPTTDIVSMPEQYLDPNITTILVSCARSGNSPESVATVNLADKLVKNIYHIFITCNPEGKLAQISKGAENKYLLLMPEKTNDKGFAMTGSFSSMVVAGVLILLRKDFANLSDKVAYVANVVEKNIDKILADVNIITDLDIERIVYLGDGALKGLAEEVSLKVLELTGGKVASFYNTFLGFRHGPKSIVNDKTAIVCMMSNNPHTRIYELDLLKEFKSEGGKKKIIVLDTVYDDEVKANCDYYFTFNDSQLGTIEEVFAGLTYLVFGQLLSLIKSIKLGINPDNPCPTGEVNRVVKGVIIHEYNK; this is encoded by the coding sequence ATGGAATTAAAAAATTATGTAACTTGGCAAGAAATAATACAACAACCATCAATCTGGAAAGAAGAACTAGAAATAGTTAAAAAAAATCTAGAATGTATTGGTGCTTTTATTAATAATGTTGGTGGAGATAGAGTTAGAGTAATATTTACTGGTGCTGGTTCATCTGAATTTGTTGGAAATACTCTTTGCTCTTATGTAAATAGTAAAGTTGATATAGAAGTATTATCTGTACCTACTACTGATATTGTATCTATGCCTGAACAATATTTAGATCCTAATATTACTACAATATTAGTTTCTTGTGCTCGTTCTGGAAACTCTCCTGAAAGTGTTGCTACAGTTAATTTAGCTGATAAATTAGTAAAAAATATTTACCATATCTTTATAACTTGTAACCCAGAAGGAAAGCTTGCTCAAATATCAAAGGGAGCAGAAAACAAATATTTACTATTAATGCCTGAAAAAACAAATGATAAAGGGTTTGCTATGACTGGAAGTTTCTCTTCTATGGTAGTAGCTGGAGTTCTTATCCTACTAAGAAAAGATTTTGCAAATCTTTCTGATAAAGTTGCATATGTAGCAAATGTAGTTGAAAAAAATATTGATAAAATATTAGCAGATGTAAATATCATAACTGATTTAGATATAGAAAGAATAGTTTACCTTGGAGATGGAGCTCTTAAAGGGCTTGCTGAAGAAGTATCACTTAAAGTTCTTGAACTAACAGGTGGAAAAGTTGCATCTTTCTATAATACATTCTTAGGATTCAGACATGGACCTAAATCAATTGTTAATGATAAAACTGCTATTGTGTGTATGATGTCAAATAACCCACATACTAGAATTTATGAACTTGATCTTTTAAAAGAATTTAAAAGCGAAGGTGGAAAAAAGAAAATAATCGTTTTAGATACTGTATATGATGATGAAGTTAAGGCAAACTGTGATTACTACTTTACATTTAACGATTCTCAATTAGGAACTATTGAAGAAGTATTTGCAGGACTTACATATCTTGTATTTGGACAACTTTTATCTTTAATCAAATCTATAAAATTAGGAATTAATCCTGATAATCCTTGTCCTACTGGAGAGGTTAATAGAGTGGTTAAAGGTGTAATTATTCACGAATATAATAAATAA
- a CDS encoding CRISPR-associated protein Cas4 yields the protein MKKYISGMMFYYYFVCKRKLWLFANEIQLENENEDVKIGKLLDENTYSRERKHVLIDNTINVDFIKDWEVLHEIKKNKTVEDAAIWQIKYYLYFLKKRGITLEKGILDYPKLKKRKEIFLELNDEIKIENILLEIEKIIECKIIPSIEKLKICKKCAFYEYCYI from the coding sequence ATGAAAAAATATATTTCTGGAATGATGTTTTATTATTACTTTGTATGTAAACGTAAATTATGGCTTTTTGCAAATGAAATACAATTAGAAAATGAAAATGAAGATGTCAAGATTGGAAAATTATTAGATGAGAATACATATTCTAGAGAAAGAAAACATGTTTTAATTGATAATACTATAAATGTAGATTTTATAAAAGACTGGGAAGTTTTACATGAGATAAAAAAGAATAAAACTGTTGAAGACGCTGCTATTTGGCAAATAAAATATTATTTATATTTTTTAAAAAAAAGAGGAATAACATTAGAAAAAGGAATATTAGACTATCCAAAGTTAAAGAAAAGAAAAGAAATTTTTCTAGAGCTCAATGATGAAATTAAGATAGAAAATATACTATTAGAAATAGAAAAAATAATTGAATGTAAGATTATTCCAAGTATTGAAAAATTAAAAATTTGTAAAAAATGTGCTTTTTATGAGTATTGTTATATCTAA
- the cas7i gene encoding type I-B CRISPR-associated protein Cas7/Cst2/DevR has translation MQTKGLTMTIIFEAESANYGEGIGNVATLKKLSRGNGSQYTYISRQAIRYNIVEQLGDKKAKVEASGSGDKKVIQFSADSTIMDYPELDFFGYLKTEKGSSGKKRSAIVRLSNAVSTETFKGDLDFLTNKGLADRINENMNIAQAEIHKSYYVYTVAIDLDQIGIDKNYELELCRDEKIKRVHRLLDTLAFLYRDIRGRRENLSPLFIIGGVYDIKNPIFENLVKVKNNKIVVEDINSAIYETMRDDTLSGVIDGKFANTEEIKNILKAQTIPNFFKNLKEKVRDYYESN, from the coding sequence ATGCAAACAAAAGGACTAACAATGACAATTATTTTTGAAGCTGAAAGTGCAAATTATGGTGAAGGAATAGGAAATGTTGCAACGTTAAAAAAATTATCAAGAGGAAATGGGAGTCAATATACATACATTTCAAGACAAGCTATAAGATATAATATTGTAGAGCAATTAGGAGATAAGAAAGCTAAGGTAGAAGCATCAGGATCAGGAGATAAAAAAGTTATTCAATTTTCTGCAGATTCTACCATTATGGATTATCCAGAATTAGATTTTTTTGGATATTTGAAAACAGAAAAAGGAAGCAGTGGAAAAAAACGTTCGGCAATTGTAAGACTATCAAACGCAGTCTCAACAGAAACATTTAAAGGAGATTTAGATTTTTTAACAAACAAGGGTCTTGCAGATAGAATAAATGAAAATATGAATATTGCTCAGGCTGAAATTCATAAATCATATTATGTGTATACAGTTGCAATTGATTTGGATCAAATAGGTATAGATAAAAACTATGAACTAGAACTTTGTAGAGATGAAAAAATAAAGAGAGTTCATAGATTGTTAGATACATTAGCTTTTCTTTATAGAGATATAAGAGGTAGAAGAGAAAATTTAAGCCCTTTATTTATTATAGGGGGAGTTTATGATATTAAAAATCCAATTTTTGAAAATTTGGTAAAAGTAAAGAATAATAAAATTGTTGTAGAGGACATAAACTCAGCAATATACGAAACTATGAGAGATGATACATTAAGTGGAGTTATAGATGGAAAATTTGCTAATACCGAAGAAATAAAAAATATTTTAAAAGCTCAGACTATTCCTAATTTCTTTAAAAATTTAAAAGAAAAGGTAAGAGATTATTATGAAAGCAATTAG
- the pfkB gene encoding 1-phosphofructokinase, whose translation MKKILTITLNPAIDVRYNIDNLRIGNVNRTTSIEKNAGGKGINVSRVINTLGGSVLATGIIGGFTGKLFLEKLNESSIENDFLETQYETRTCIAIISQNIDGITEVLESGTGDCHISDLFLKKYISILDNNEIDVICASGSILKNIDPLIYNKLIAEANKRNIKFILDTSGATLLKGIEAKPFLIKPNKEELEDLFGIKLVSTKDVVETAQNIISQGVKNVMVTLGGDGALLVTDTKVIKATFPKIEVKNTVGSGDSTIGGFAFGIANNKDITECFKLGVACGTTNAMLDSTGTIDISLLNTILPKITLEEI comes from the coding sequence ATGAAAAAAATATTAACTATTACTTTAAATCCTGCTATTGATGTAAGATATAACATAGATAACTTAAGAATAGGAAATGTAAATAGAACAACATCAATTGAAAAAAATGCAGGTGGAAAAGGAATAAATGTAAGTAGAGTTATTAACACTCTTGGGGGATCTGTATTAGCTACTGGTATTATTGGTGGTTTCACTGGAAAACTATTCCTAGAAAAATTAAATGAAAGCTCTATTGAAAATGATTTCTTAGAAACTCAATATGAAACTAGAACTTGTATTGCAATTATTTCACAAAATATAGATGGTATAACTGAAGTATTAGAGTCTGGAACAGGTGATTGCCATATTTCAGATCTATTTTTAAAGAAATATATATCTATTTTAGATAATAATGAAATTGATGTTATCTGTGCTTCAGGAAGTATATTAAAAAATATAGATCCATTAATCTATAATAAATTAATTGCAGAGGCCAATAAAAGAAATATTAAATTCATATTAGACACAAGTGGAGCAACACTATTGAAAGGAATAGAAGCTAAACCTTTTTTAATAAAACCAAACAAAGAGGAATTAGAAGATCTTTTTGGTATAAAGCTAGTTTCTACTAAAGATGTAGTGGAAACTGCACAAAATATAATCAGTCAAGGTGTAAAAAATGTTATGGTTACTCTTGGTGGAGATGGAGCACTTTTAGTAACTGATACGAAGGTAATAAAAGCTACTTTCCCAAAGATCGAAGTTAAAAATACCGTTGGTTCAGGTGATTCAACAATTGGTGGATTTGCTTTTGGAATAGCTAATAATAAAGACATTACCGAATGTTTTAAACTTGGAGTTGCTTGTGGAACAACTAATGCTATGTTAGATTCTACAGGAACTATTGATATATCTTTATTGAATACAATTTTACCTAAAATTACCTTAGAAGAGATTTAA